From the Arthrobacter sp. PM3 genome, one window contains:
- a CDS encoding SRPBCC family protein, with protein MGSTDYQFRTVWRVAGTPEEVAAVLGDATALPRWWPSVYLSVQPVAGGPEPGPGIPRPVTLHTKGWLPYTLRWTLTVTEPVTRSGFALAAAGDLNGTGRWTFEPDGPETVITYDWRVSAAKPLLRRLSWLLKPGFAANHRWAMARGQESLALELRRRRAAAGISAAGPVPRPPGPTFARWTRAQRNLDGSVI; from the coding sequence ATGGGCAGCACTGACTACCAGTTCCGGACCGTCTGGCGGGTGGCGGGCACGCCGGAGGAGGTCGCCGCCGTCCTGGGCGACGCCACTGCCTTGCCCCGGTGGTGGCCGTCCGTCTATCTCAGTGTCCAGCCGGTGGCCGGCGGCCCGGAGCCGGGGCCCGGCATTCCCCGCCCCGTCACCCTCCACACGAAGGGCTGGCTGCCCTACACGCTGCGGTGGACACTCACGGTCACGGAGCCGGTCACCCGCAGCGGCTTCGCCCTTGCCGCGGCCGGGGACCTCAACGGCACCGGCCGCTGGACCTTTGAGCCGGACGGGCCGGAAACGGTCATCACCTACGACTGGCGGGTCAGTGCGGCCAAGCCGCTGCTGCGCCGGCTCAGCTGGCTGCTCAAGCCGGGCTTCGCCGCCAACCACCGCTGGGCGATGGCCCGCGGTCAGGAGAGCCTGGCCCTGGAGCTGCGCCGGCGCAGGGCCGCCGCGGGGATCTCCGCAGCAGGGCCGGTTCCCCGGCCCCCCGGACCCACGTTCGCCCGTTGGACTCGTGCACAACGAAACTTGGACGGCTCGGTCATTTGA
- a CDS encoding LacI family DNA-binding transcriptional regulator, which yields MVSASVKDVAALAGVSVGTVSNVLNRPEKVSVEVTARVQSAIDKLGFVRNDAARQLRAGMSHSIGLVVLDSANPFFTDLARGAEDRAAAENFTVLVGNSNEDAARESAYLDLFEQQRVRGVLLSPVGNVIPRLEQLRRRGIPTVLVDRQTENMSFSSVAVDDLAGGEMAVAHLLSLGRRRIAFVGGPESIRQVADRLSGARKAIDAVAGATLEVIATESLTVLSGRAAGESIRFRPEAERPDAIFAANDLLAVGVLQGLMLLGGVKVPQEIALIGYDDIEFAAAAVVPLSSIRQPSALIGSTALELLLREAAAEDGFQPTQVVFPPELIVRASTQG from the coding sequence ATGGTTTCAGCGAGCGTCAAGGACGTGGCGGCCCTGGCCGGTGTCTCAGTGGGGACGGTCTCCAATGTGCTGAACCGGCCGGAAAAGGTGTCCGTGGAAGTCACCGCAAGGGTCCAATCCGCCATCGACAAGCTCGGCTTCGTCCGCAACGACGCCGCGCGTCAGTTGCGCGCCGGCATGAGCCACAGCATCGGACTGGTGGTCCTGGACTCCGCAAACCCCTTCTTCACGGATCTGGCCCGGGGCGCCGAAGACCGCGCGGCGGCGGAAAATTTCACGGTGCTGGTCGGCAACAGCAATGAAGACGCGGCCAGGGAATCCGCATACCTGGACCTCTTCGAGCAACAGCGCGTCCGCGGCGTGCTCCTCTCGCCGGTAGGCAACGTAATCCCCCGGCTGGAGCAACTCCGGCGCAGGGGCATCCCCACGGTGCTCGTAGACCGCCAGACCGAGAACATGAGCTTCTCTTCGGTGGCGGTGGACGACCTAGCGGGCGGGGAGATGGCTGTCGCCCACCTGTTGTCGCTGGGCCGGCGACGGATCGCATTCGTTGGCGGCCCGGAAAGCATCCGCCAGGTAGCGGACCGCTTGTCCGGGGCACGGAAGGCCATCGACGCCGTAGCGGGCGCAACCCTCGAGGTCATCGCGACCGAATCCCTGACCGTACTCTCCGGCAGGGCGGCCGGCGAGTCCATCCGGTTCCGGCCGGAAGCCGAACGCCCGGATGCGATCTTTGCCGCCAACGACCTCCTTGCCGTCGGCGTCCTGCAGGGCCTGATGCTCCTGGGCGGCGTGAAGGTGCCGCAGGAGATTGCCCTGATCGGGTACGACGACATCGAGTTCGCGGCCGCCGCCGTCGTCCCGCTGTCGTCCATCCGGCAACCCAGCGCCCTCATCGGTTCCACGGCATTGGAACTGCTGCTCCGCGAGGCAGCCGCGGAGGACGGATTTCAACCTACCCAGGTGGTGTTTCCGCCCGAACTCATTGTGCGGGCATCAACGCAGGGCTGA
- a CDS encoding DUF4232 domain-containing protein → MRSQRIKHALVVTTAAAAALLLSGCGGGAAQTQAATTSATPSASETSSPPASGEATDTAAAPASSQATQTGTALCQASGLKATTDSTGGGAAGSIYMKLILTNSGAAPCLLKGYAGVSLTDGPDGDPIGAAATRDDSTPVTDVVLAPGQAGVATLRYTQAANFGDCTRTPAAGFRVYPPEDTASLFLAQPLDACSNTEINLLTIGAFQPK, encoded by the coding sequence ATGAGGTCTCAGCGAATCAAGCATGCACTGGTTGTGACAACGGCTGCTGCGGCGGCCCTCCTGCTCAGCGGCTGCGGGGGCGGCGCGGCACAGACTCAGGCGGCCACCACGTCGGCGACACCGTCCGCCAGCGAAACGAGCTCGCCCCCGGCCTCGGGCGAGGCAACGGACACCGCGGCCGCCCCGGCGTCGTCGCAAGCCACCCAGACCGGGACCGCGCTGTGCCAGGCCTCGGGCCTGAAGGCCACCACCGACTCCACTGGGGGCGGCGCGGCGGGCAGCATCTACATGAAGCTGATCCTGACCAATTCCGGCGCCGCGCCCTGCCTGCTCAAGGGCTACGCGGGGGTCTCCCTGACCGACGGACCCGACGGTGACCCGATCGGCGCCGCCGCGACCCGCGACGATTCCACTCCGGTCACCGATGTGGTGCTCGCCCCGGGCCAGGCCGGCGTCGCCACTCTGCGTTACACCCAGGCCGCCAACTTCGGGGACTGCACCCGTACCCCGGCCGCGGGATTCCGGGTCTACCCGCCCGAGGACACGGCGTCCCTGTTCCTCGCCCAGCCGCTGGATGCTTGCAGCAACACCGAAATCAACCTGCTGACCATCGGGGCCTTCCAGCCGAAGTAG
- a CDS encoding sugar ABC transporter ATP-binding protein — MQQTFSSRSGPSEGVPDPVLSLSHAAKTFGPVVALADGTIHIEAGEIHALVGENGAGKSTLVKILAGLHHPDSGDFQVAGQSVQFRNVADSKDAGISVIYQEPTLFPDLSVAENIFIGRQPKGRFGLISKAIMVREASKLFERLGVPIDPTRIAEGLSIADQQIIEIAKAISLDAKVLVMDEPTAALSGVEVDRLFAVARSLRDRGTGILFISHRFDEVFDLCDRITVMRDGRYISTHRTADVTVDQIVREMVGRDIGALFPKMAAEIGDVVLKVDGISRAGVFRDISFEVRAGEIVALAGLVGAGRTEVARAVFGIDPYDSGAISFEGHRLKSRDPHAAISAGMGFVPEDRRKQGLVMDLSVARNVTLTLRNKYTTAGLINGAAERRAAQEWSKRLQVKTGSQEHAVSTLSGGNQQKVVLAKWLATDPRLLIIDEPTRGIDVGTKSEVHRLISDLAGRGIAILMISSELPEVLGMADRVLVMREGRITAELDRAGANPESVMHAATSSGGGTL, encoded by the coding sequence ATGCAGCAGACATTCAGTTCGCGATCCGGCCCCTCGGAGGGGGTGCCGGATCCGGTCCTCTCGCTCTCCCACGCAGCCAAGACCTTTGGCCCGGTGGTGGCATTGGCCGATGGAACCATCCACATCGAGGCCGGTGAAATCCACGCGCTCGTCGGTGAGAACGGCGCCGGCAAGTCCACTCTGGTGAAAATCCTCGCAGGCCTGCACCACCCGGATTCCGGTGACTTTCAGGTGGCCGGCCAAAGCGTCCAGTTCCGCAACGTTGCCGACAGCAAGGATGCCGGTATCTCCGTCATCTACCAGGAACCTACGCTTTTCCCGGACCTGAGCGTCGCGGAGAATATTTTCATCGGCCGCCAGCCCAAGGGCCGCTTCGGACTCATCAGCAAAGCGATCATGGTCAGGGAAGCGAGCAAGCTCTTCGAACGCCTCGGTGTCCCTATCGATCCCACCCGCATCGCCGAAGGGCTGTCCATCGCGGACCAGCAGATCATCGAAATCGCCAAAGCCATTTCGCTGGACGCCAAAGTCCTGGTGATGGACGAGCCAACGGCTGCCCTCAGCGGTGTCGAGGTTGACCGGCTGTTCGCCGTGGCACGGAGCCTTCGGGACCGGGGGACCGGCATTCTCTTCATTTCGCACCGGTTCGACGAGGTCTTTGACCTGTGCGACCGCATCACTGTCATGCGGGACGGCCGGTACATCTCTACCCACCGGACGGCCGATGTCACGGTGGATCAGATCGTTCGCGAGATGGTCGGCCGCGACATCGGCGCCCTGTTCCCCAAGATGGCGGCCGAGATCGGCGATGTGGTCCTGAAAGTGGACGGTATCAGCCGTGCCGGAGTTTTCCGCGACATCAGTTTCGAGGTCCGTGCCGGGGAAATCGTTGCCCTGGCCGGGCTCGTGGGCGCCGGCCGCACCGAGGTGGCCCGCGCCGTGTTCGGTATCGATCCCTACGATTCCGGCGCCATCAGCTTCGAAGGTCACCGCCTCAAGTCCCGGGACCCACACGCTGCGATCAGCGCAGGCATGGGCTTTGTGCCGGAGGACCGCCGCAAGCAGGGCCTTGTGATGGATCTGTCCGTCGCGCGCAACGTCACGCTCACACTGCGCAACAAGTACACGACAGCCGGACTGATCAACGGTGCCGCCGAACGGCGCGCCGCCCAGGAGTGGAGTAAACGGCTACAGGTCAAGACCGGCTCACAGGAGCACGCCGTCTCGACGCTCTCCGGCGGCAACCAGCAGAAAGTGGTGCTCGCAAAGTGGCTGGCCACGGACCCGCGGCTGCTGATCATCGATGAACCAACCCGCGGTATCGATGTCGGCACGAAGAGCGAGGTCCATCGTCTCATTTCGGATCTCGCCGGTCGCGGGATCGCGATCCTCATGATCTCCTCCGAACTGCCCGAGGTCCTCGGCATGGCGGACCGGGTTCTGGTCATGCGGGAAGGCCGGATCACCGCAGAACTCGACCGCGCCGGTGCAAATCCCGAATCGGTCATGCACGCCGCAACGTCATCCGGAGGAGGAACCCTGTGA
- a CDS encoding YcnI family protein — protein MLAGLPAASAHVEATPDKTAANSYALLTFGIPHGCDKSGTTKMTITLPAELNDAQPTVNPNWTVQKVTEQLPEPKKLDNGTTITKRTSQIVYTAKAPLDPELRDALVLSVKLPDTAGKTLYFPTLQTCEQGQTDWSQIPQEGQDEESLKAPAPSVTVTAAVAGADGHGAHGAVEPAADTTQVASVDDGGAGARSWAGLAAGLAGLVLGGAAFLRSRAKNGSGTATR, from the coding sequence ATGCTCGCGGGGCTTCCGGCCGCGTCCGCGCACGTCGAAGCCACGCCGGACAAGACTGCCGCGAACTCGTACGCCCTCCTGACCTTCGGGATCCCGCACGGTTGCGATAAGTCAGGGACCACCAAAATGACCATCACCCTGCCGGCTGAGCTCAACGACGCCCAGCCCACGGTGAACCCGAACTGGACGGTACAGAAGGTCACGGAGCAGCTGCCCGAGCCCAAGAAGCTGGACAACGGAACAACGATCACCAAGCGGACCAGCCAGATCGTCTACACGGCCAAGGCCCCGCTGGACCCGGAACTCCGGGACGCCCTGGTGCTCTCCGTGAAGCTGCCCGACACCGCCGGGAAGACCCTCTACTTCCCCACGCTGCAGACCTGCGAGCAGGGGCAGACGGACTGGTCCCAGATCCCCCAGGAAGGCCAGGATGAGGAATCCCTGAAGGCTCCCGCGCCGTCGGTGACGGTCACCGCGGCGGTGGCCGGCGCTGACGGTCACGGCGCCCACGGAGCGGTTGAACCGGCGGCGGACACCACCCAGGTGGCGTCCGTAGACGACGGCGGAGCCGGCGCCAGGAGCTGGGCCGGACTGGCCGCGGGGCTCGCCGGCCTGGTCCTGGGCGGAGCCGCTTTCCTCCGCAGCCGCGCGAAGAACGGCAGCGGCACGGCCACCCGGTAA